A stretch of Aristophania vespae DNA encodes these proteins:
- a CDS encoding APC family permease, with translation MSHAFLRRKSIESNASNQTGLKRIFGPWHLIILGVGITVGSGLFSLTGVAAGQHAGPAVILSFLIAPIACAFAGLCYAELAGVISSGGSAYSYTYVTLGETAAWSVGWSLVLEYTVGAAAVASSWSGYLSSLLRGWGITLDPRLTHASFTDVVMADGSIEKAWFNLPSAFILLCITLLLMRGTTESSRINAVVVIIKMLVIASVIIVCFPHIQHTNYEPFIPPNTGEFGHFGFSGVMRAAGMAFFAYVGFDIVSSATTDTRNPQRNIPIGVIGTLIACALIYVVFAAVLIGVVDYRTMINDANPVATAIDKVHMPWLASLVKLGVTIGYITVLYGMLLGQSRIGLTMANDGLLPKKLAHLHQKTKTPWTAHIFSFIACSILAGTLPIGMLGNMTSIGTLFAFIVVCLGVIALRIREPDLERWFRVPGGTFLVPVLGIITCGTIMLSMDKGTWIRLGLWWVAGMVIYAFYGAKKSLLNPKNAAIKNLTDT, from the coding sequence ATGAGCCATGCTTTCCTGCGTAGGAAATCCATAGAAAGTAATGCGTCGAATCAAACAGGCCTTAAGCGCATCTTTGGTCCCTGGCATTTAATCATACTTGGCGTTGGTATTACCGTCGGGTCGGGTCTATTTTCTCTCACAGGTGTTGCTGCCGGACAACATGCCGGACCGGCTGTCATACTTTCATTTCTCATTGCCCCTATTGCCTGTGCATTTGCTGGTCTCTGTTATGCTGAACTCGCAGGTGTTATTTCATCTGGAGGTTCTGCCTATTCTTATACCTATGTCACATTGGGCGAGACTGCTGCCTGGTCTGTTGGGTGGAGCCTGGTTTTAGAATATACAGTTGGGGCCGCAGCTGTAGCTTCAAGCTGGTCGGGTTATCTTTCATCCTTACTTCGTGGATGGGGTATTACACTTGACCCTCGTCTGACACACGCCAGTTTTACTGATGTTGTAATGGCAGATGGCTCAATAGAAAAAGCCTGGTTCAATCTGCCAAGCGCGTTTATTTTATTATGCATTACACTTCTTTTAATGCGTGGAACGACTGAATCAAGCCGCATTAATGCTGTTGTTGTCATAATTAAAATGCTGGTTATCGCCAGCGTTATTATCGTCTGTTTCCCTCATATCCAGCACACCAATTATGAACCTTTTATTCCACCTAACACAGGAGAATTTGGTCATTTTGGTTTTAGTGGCGTTATGAGAGCGGCTGGTATGGCCTTTTTTGCCTATGTTGGTTTTGATATCGTATCTTCTGCTACAACAGATACAAGAAATCCTCAGCGCAATATTCCCATAGGTGTGATTGGAACCCTTATTGCCTGCGCCTTGATTTATGTTGTTTTTGCAGCCGTGTTAATTGGTGTGGTTGATTACCGCACTATGATTAATGATGCTAACCCTGTCGCAACGGCTATTGATAAAGTTCACATGCCATGGCTTGCAAGCCTGGTAAAATTAGGTGTGACTATTGGTTATATCACTGTTTTATATGGCATGCTTCTTGGTCAAAGCCGTATAGGTTTAACCATGGCCAATGATGGGCTACTTCCCAAAAAACTGGCTCACTTACATCAAAAAACAAAAACCCCCTGGACAGCTCATATTTTCTCTTTTATCGCCTGCTCCATTCTGGCCGGAACGCTTCCCATTGGTATGTTGGGTAACATGACCTCTATCGGCACATTATTCGCATTTATCGTAGTGTGCCTGGGTGTCATTGCCCTGCGTATTAGAGAACCTGATTTAGAGCGCTGGTTTCGGGTTCCGGGCGGGACTTTTCTTGTTCCGGTGCTGGGTATTATTACCTGTGGAACGATTATGCTTTCGATGGATAAAGGCACCTGGATAAGGCTTGGTCTATGGTGGGTTGCTGGAATGGTTATTTATGCATTTTATGGGGCTAAAAAAAGTTTACTTAACCCTAAAAATGCAGCAATTAAAAATTTAACTGACACATAA
- the grxD gene encoding Grx4 family monothiol glutaredoxin, translated as MPDTVFQNIQNMVDSNDIMLFMKGDKLFPQCGFSARVVQILNHIGAPFETCNVLDDPAIRQGIKDFSQWPTVPQLFVKGEFIGGCDIVTDMYQNGELETLLIEKEILKTNQ; from the coding sequence ATGCCCGATACAGTTTTTCAAAACATTCAAAACATGGTCGATTCAAACGACATCATGCTTTTTATGAAAGGAGATAAGCTGTTTCCTCAATGCGGTTTTTCGGCACGCGTTGTGCAAATCCTAAACCATATTGGTGCTCCTTTTGAGACATGTAATGTTTTAGACGATCCTGCAATTCGTCAGGGAATCAAGGATTTTTCGCAATGGCCGACTGTGCCCCAGCTTTTTGTTAAAGGTGAGTTCATAGGAGGATGCGATATCGTGACTGATATGTACCAGAATGGTGAACTCGAAACTTTATTGATTGAAAAAGAAATTTTAAAAACAAATCAGTAA
- a CDS encoding YraN family protein, producing MNPLSHIKTYKCRKGAIAYKAGLEAEKDVILFLEKLGYKLLAHRYRTILGEIDLLVANDEWLLAIEVKHRRSLYEGAYALSKKQARRLLAAFDYIIQLKPEWLRPNIRFDVIITDWSGQIEHIKDAIRLS from the coding sequence ATTAACCCGTTATCTCACATAAAAACATATAAATGTCGCAAAGGGGCCATTGCTTATAAAGCTGGCCTCGAAGCGGAAAAGGACGTGATTCTATTTCTGGAAAAATTGGGTTATAAGCTTTTGGCCCACCGGTATCGTACAATTTTAGGCGAAATCGACCTTTTAGTTGCCAATGACGAGTGGCTTCTTGCTATTGAAGTAAAGCATAGACGCAGTCTTTATGAAGGCGCATATGCTCTTAGCAAGAAGCAAGCCCGGCGCTTACTGGCTGCTTTCGATTATATTATACAATTAAAACCAGAATGGCTCAGACCTAATATCCGTTTTGACGTCATCATTACGGATTGGTCCGGCCAGATAGAACACATTAAAGATGCCATACGACTTTCTTAA
- the hemB gene encoding porphobilinogen synthase codes for MTNDLHTRLRRNRHDGFTRRLVSENKLHIDDLIWPIFVCEGTNQRQAVKTMPGVERVSLDLLVEHVKQAVDLSIPAIALFPVTPFSVRDEKGTEALNSDNLICRAARILKEAYPDLGLIGDVALDPYTTHGHDGIVVNNYVLNDESVEVLSQQALNQAKSGIDIIAPSDMMDGRIGAIRKILDDNGYVNTRIMSYAAKYASAFYGPFREALGSGELLSGDKKTYQMDPANSDEALREVELDLNEGADMIMVKPGMPYLDVIHRVKETFLVPTFAYQVSGEYAMMMAAIQNGWLDREKTIMESLLAFKRAGCNGILTYFALEAARLIRDQH; via the coding sequence ATGACTAACGACCTTCACACACGACTTAGACGCAATCGCCATGACGGCTTTACACGGCGTCTGGTTTCTGAAAATAAACTTCATATTGATGATCTTATTTGGCCTATATTTGTATGTGAAGGCACAAACCAGCGTCAGGCTGTCAAAACTATGCCTGGTGTTGAGCGTGTTAGTTTAGATTTGCTTGTTGAGCATGTAAAACAAGCTGTTGATCTTTCTATTCCGGCTATTGCCCTCTTTCCTGTCACACCTTTTTCTGTTCGTGACGAAAAAGGGACTGAGGCTCTTAACTCTGATAATTTAATATGCCGTGCCGCACGAATATTAAAGGAAGCCTATCCCGATCTGGGCTTAATCGGGGATGTTGCACTTGATCCTTATACGACACATGGTCACGATGGTATCGTTGTTAATAACTATGTTTTGAATGATGAATCAGTTGAGGTCCTGAGTCAGCAAGCTTTAAATCAGGCTAAATCAGGCATTGATATTATCGCTCCTTCTGACATGATGGATGGACGTATCGGAGCTATACGTAAAATTTTGGATGATAATGGGTACGTTAATACACGTATCATGTCATATGCTGCAAAATATGCGTCAGCTTTTTATGGCCCATTTAGAGAGGCACTAGGTTCGGGTGAGCTATTATCAGGCGATAAAAAGACTTATCAGATGGACCCGGCTAATTCAGACGAAGCTCTAAGAGAAGTTGAGCTTGATCTGAATGAAGGCGCCGATATGATCATGGTTAAACCAGGCATGCCATACCTTGATGTCATTCACCGTGTTAAAGAGACTTTTTTGGTTCCGACCTTTGCCTATCAAGTTTCGGGTGAATATGCGATGATGATGGCTGCTATTCAAAATGGTTGGCTTGATCGTGAAAAAACGATTATGGAAAGCCTCCTTGCCTTTAAAAGAGCTGGGTGCAACGGTATCTTGACGTATTTTGCCCTTGAAGCTGCTCGTCTTATAAGAGACCAACATTAA
- a CDS encoding APC family permease — protein MKELFGRLKPLQSFASQDDTGLKRIFGPWHLIMLGVGVTVGSGLFSLTGVAAGQHAGPAVILSFIIAPIACGFSGLCYAELAGMISSGGAAYSYSYIALGEIAAWTVGWNLILEYTLAAATVASSWSGYLNSLLKGWGIFIDPRLTASTFTKVTLSDGSIAQAWFNLPTVVILFLVTLLLMRGMTQSSRINIVIVTIKVLVIASVLIVCFPHIKLSNYQPFIPPNSGEFGQFGISGVMRAAGMAFFAYLGFDVVCSTTADTKNPQRDIPIGVIGTLIACTIIYVVFAGVLVGVVNYHLMEHDANPVATAIDIAHMPWLATLVKLGVTLGYISVLYGILLGESRVGLSMAKDKLLPGFFGKVHQKSATPWNMHIISFVVSAILAGIFPISLLGNLTSIATLFSFIVVCICVLALRLRKPDITRSFKVPGGTFLIPILGIISCCAVMVSMDIGTWTRLFVWWVAGMIFYAFYGAKKSLLRRETLSGRK, from the coding sequence ATGAAAGAGCTTTTTGGGCGCTTAAAGCCTCTTCAGTCCTTTGCGTCACAGGATGATACGGGCTTAAAACGTATTTTTGGCCCCTGGCATTTAATTATGCTGGGTGTAGGGGTAACTGTCGGTTCGGGACTTTTTTCTCTCACCGGCGTTGCTGCTGGACAACATGCAGGGCCGGCCGTAATTTTATCATTTATTATTGCCCCCATAGCCTGCGGTTTTTCTGGGTTATGCTACGCAGAACTTGCTGGGATGATCTCATCAGGAGGAGCAGCCTATAGCTACAGCTATATTGCTTTAGGAGAAATTGCTGCGTGGACTGTAGGGTGGAATTTAATTTTAGAATATACATTAGCCGCCGCAACAGTCGCATCAAGCTGGTCTGGTTATCTCAATTCTCTTCTTAAGGGCTGGGGTATTTTCATTGATCCTCGCCTTACTGCCTCTACTTTTACAAAAGTTACGTTATCAGATGGGTCTATTGCACAAGCGTGGTTCAATCTTCCCACTGTTGTTATTTTATTTCTTGTGACGCTCCTTTTAATGCGCGGTATGACGCAGTCTAGCCGCATTAATATTGTTATTGTAACAATCAAGGTGCTTGTCATTGCAAGTGTTCTGATTGTTTGTTTCCCTCATATCAAGCTGAGTAACTATCAGCCATTTATTCCGCCTAATAGCGGTGAATTTGGTCAGTTTGGGATTAGTGGCGTCATGAGAGCCGCAGGTATGGCCTTTTTTGCCTATTTAGGCTTTGACGTTGTGTGCTCAACGACTGCGGATACCAAAAACCCTCAACGTGATATTCCCATTGGAGTTATAGGTACTTTAATAGCTTGTACTATCATATATGTGGTTTTTGCAGGCGTTTTGGTTGGTGTGGTTAATTACCACCTAATGGAACATGATGCTAATCCAGTTGCTACAGCCATAGATATTGCGCACATGCCTTGGCTGGCAACGTTAGTTAAATTGGGTGTGACGCTAGGATATATTTCTGTTTTATATGGAATACTTTTGGGAGAAAGTCGCGTTGGTCTATCTATGGCCAAAGACAAGCTCTTACCTGGTTTTTTTGGTAAAGTGCATCAAAAATCAGCCACACCATGGAACATGCATATTATATCATTTGTGGTAAGTGCGATTTTAGCAGGTATATTTCCTATAAGTTTACTAGGTAATCTAACATCTATAGCTACGTTATTTTCTTTTATTGTAGTCTGTATATGTGTTTTGGCTTTGCGTCTAAGAAAACCTGATATTACTCGCTCTTTTAAAGTTCCTGGCGGCACTTTTTTAATTCCTATACTGGGTATTATATCTTGCTGCGCTGTTATGGTTTCTATGGATATAGGAACATGGACCAGGCTATTTGTCTGGTGGGTTGCTGGCATGATTTTCTATGCTTTTTATGGAGCAAAAAAAAGTTTATTAAGACGCGAGACCTTATCGGGTCGAAAGTGA
- a CDS encoding APC family permease, whose protein sequence is MKQPFWRTKPLHSLASKKTSTPELKRVFGPLQLIALGVGVTIGAGLFSLSGVAAGQHAGPAVTLSFIIAAISCGFAGLCYAELAGMIPIAGSAYSYAYVAMGEGAAWIIGWDLFLEYTVNASAVASSWSGYFASLLRDWGIVLDPRFTASTFSPVTLADGSTVQAWFNAPAVFILFLVTGLLMMGVAESSRINAFIVAIKLLIIASVTIICIPHIQGSNFHPFIPANTGTYGEFGFSGVMRAAGMIFFAYIGFDIVSTAAQDARNPQRDIPIGILGSLIVTAIIYAVFSSVLVGVVDYHLLANDPNPVATVLNKIHITWFGVLVKIGIMLGYISVLYGLLLGQSRVALSMSHDGLIPNTFQKLNPLTRTPIISHILTWVTSSILAACLPISILGKMTSIGTLLAFIIVCLGVMVLRIRAPEMPRLFRVPGGSFTVPLLGIICCGAVMVSMDGATWLRLVIWLLIGIVIYFFYGMNNSRLVKKAAAKASHE, encoded by the coding sequence ATGAAACAGCCCTTTTGGCGCACTAAACCGCTTCATTCTTTAGCCTCAAAAAAGACCTCTACCCCAGAATTAAAACGCGTCTTTGGTCCATTGCAATTAATTGCTCTTGGCGTAGGGGTAACAATTGGTGCGGGCTTATTTTCTCTTAGTGGTGTCGCAGCGGGCCAACATGCCGGCCCAGCTGTAACATTATCTTTTATTATTGCCGCTATATCCTGCGGATTTGCAGGACTTTGCTATGCTGAGCTTGCGGGCATGATTCCTATTGCAGGATCAGCTTATTCTTACGCTTACGTTGCGATGGGCGAAGGGGCCGCCTGGATCATAGGCTGGGATCTGTTTTTAGAATATACAGTGAATGCATCTGCTGTTGCTTCAAGCTGGTCCGGATATTTCGCCTCTCTTTTGCGTGATTGGGGCATAGTGCTTGATCCACGTTTTACAGCATCTACTTTCTCCCCTGTTACCTTAGCTGATGGATCAACCGTACAGGCATGGTTTAACGCTCCAGCCGTTTTTATTCTTTTTTTGGTCACTGGTTTATTAATGATGGGGGTGGCTGAATCCAGCCGCATTAATGCTTTTATTGTCGCAATCAAATTGCTCATAATCGCTAGTGTAACCATTATTTGCATACCTCATATTCAAGGCAGTAATTTTCATCCTTTTATTCCTGCTAATACGGGCACTTATGGTGAATTTGGTTTTAGTGGGGTAATGCGTGCTGCTGGAATGATCTTTTTTGCCTATATTGGGTTTGATATCGTTTCGACAGCCGCTCAAGATGCCCGCAACCCACAAAGAGACATACCTATTGGTATTTTAGGAAGTCTAATTGTAACAGCAATTATCTATGCCGTGTTCTCTTCTGTGCTTGTCGGGGTTGTAGATTATCATTTACTGGCTAATGACCCTAACCCTGTCGCTACTGTTTTGAACAAAATCCACATTACATGGTTTGGTGTTTTAGTTAAAATTGGCATCATGTTAGGCTATATTTCTGTGCTCTATGGCCTTTTACTTGGACAAAGCCGAGTGGCATTATCAATGTCACATGATGGGCTTATTCCCAACACCTTTCAAAAGCTAAACCCTCTTACCCGTACCCCGATAATCTCCCATATTCTTACCTGGGTTACGAGTAGTATTTTAGCAGCATGCCTTCCTATCAGTATTTTAGGAAAAATGACTTCTATTGGCACATTACTCGCCTTTATCATTGTTTGTTTGGGGGTCATGGTACTAAGAATACGTGCCCCTGAAATGCCACGTCTTTTTCGTGTTCCAGGGGGAAGTTTCACAGTGCCGCTATTAGGCATCATATGCTGCGGTGCTGTCATGGTTTCGATGGATGGTGCAACATGGCTAAGATTAGTCATATGGCTCTTAATCGGAATTGTAATTTATTTTTTTTATGGCATGAATAACAGCAGACTAGTTAAAAAAGCTGCTGCCAAAGCCTCTCATGAATAA